A single genomic interval of Dysidea avara chromosome 6, odDysAvar1.4, whole genome shotgun sequence harbors:
- the LOC136259245 gene encoding uncharacterized protein, which translates to MDATQRARASRRGGRSSVTKLLAKAHAITQPGNEVTTQSISQANRDTIDLVLSQLSVKKRQLEELDQIILAAITTEKELEDEVTDTEMYHFELAEKIASLKKFSMPSTPNITSQPSPPTSTRQQRQEQEVSQQPVLPKLTLPTFSGDSLQFQTFWDSFEAAVHNSKGLTGVQKFHYLRAQLLGDAAHVIDNLPLTDLNYEHSVALLKDRFGQPYKLVNAHMDALMNLPKPVNNLASLQAFHDKLESHMRTLQSLDKSHDTYSAMLTPMVLGKLPTELRKQFARDHSSGEWTIKEVMAYILKELRVLEVGHYSNGFSKELHSATASFHTAARKPIAKQEKREPACTYCKGPHTANQCTVVKGHQQRTSIVKAAGLCFNCLENHRASQCTSRRRCKHCSQTHHTSLCPPTDAASAPVSAPVNNSVQPPPTTSSVPPSLTNQTQPVPPQVPLTNSMGTYSTVTRPQPPLELACSACLLKTAVSAGSISTEGNILFDEGAQHSFISQELADTLCLQPTRSEQISLSSFGNQASSARFLQVATILVHTQDRSVIPISVLVVPQLAAPLQNSVWMEVSKMPHLKNLQLAHPVTEDDSFEITILVGADYYWTFVQDQVIHGNGPTAVKSRLGYLLSCPLLQPSTTVNLVHVNFTVADSQNLDTFWKLESSGTSPSAIDNGDDFLKTYMQTSIARQPDGTLSLKFPWKEDHPFLPSNLPICAKRTRSLAQRLAKDPELLSMYGQIIAEQESKGFIEKVDNFNTKQTHYIPHRAVRKDSATTPVRIVYGCSCRQSAHQPSLNDCLHVGPPFLNHLCAILLRFRLYVYGFSADIEKAFLHVQLDKSDRDFTRFLWPTNPNDPNSPFQVYRFKVVLFGASCSPFMLNAALTYHLQQHPSAVSTSVARSLYVDNVVSGCDTEEEAIQYFLESRSLMNLSKFNLRTWASNSPSLRALAKQYSVAETKDTVKVLGLCWDVGYDKLSLCSKPEPIRTPVTKREILRYTSSIFDPLGLVTPVTITAKLLLQELWQDNVSWDIELNNTYQLKWTTIVADISIASQQCFPRQCIPKLDLSSAVLHVFADASPKTYGAAVYLQCGNHSSLLISKSRVAPLKQHTLPRLELMAAVIAAHLGSFVVNSLNHIVTTIYWSDSQIVLCWLQSKKKLKPFIDHRVKEILAISSSWKYCPTASNPADLLTRGLSADQFIHSTLWRHGPPWLSSPTEWPTWSPSEALVVLANSVEGPPSSASVHNTMLMPPTSSIYNIIDPSTHSSYTKLLDITAYVLRFAHNTRQKLFKLKGPLTPSELSITNTHWVSSAQLQGFPEEVSSLRSKTRSPQPPIHNAPLSESTKFPLLLPSKDPFTSLLIWHTHKQQHHAGVTMTLTALRQMYWVPCARQRIRALLRKCVTCRKLAGRPYTAPDPPPLVKARVQQSQPFEVTGVDFTGALFVRGEGQGERKVYLCLFTCAVTRAVHLEIVTDLSVECFLQAFRLFSSRKSMPRLVLSDNASTFLSAAEQLKALLSSPSLTNALSKSGTEWKFIPKRAPWFGWFWERLIGLTKLALKKVLGRAFTTLNSLQTLVVEIEAILNDRPLTYVPTDISDPDPITPSHLLYGRKIVCVPYHMTPQYNRCDPDYGEAETQSMAKKKAALLQHFWTRWRKEYLTSLREFHRASDPNIQTVKPGAVVLVHDDTPCISWRLAVVEDTIAGEDGLVRAANIRTSTGKTNRPVAKLYPLEVTAADPLLRRVSTVQDKSVNSDDQAVNQEESSLQRRPVRTAAIRGRQQVKEWTQSLCGPPEDVEN; encoded by the exons ATGGATGCAACTCAACGTGCCCGAGCTTCCAGACGTGGTGGGCGCTCATCTGTGACGAAACTCCTTGCTAAAGCCCACGCCATCACTCAACCAGGAAATGAAGTCACTACCCAATCTATTTCGCAAGCGAACAGAGACACGATAGACCTCGTGTTAAGCCAACTGTCAGTGAAGAAGCGCCAATTAGAAGAACTCGACCAGATAATCCTCGCAGCCATCACTACTGAAAAGGAGCTCGAAGATGAAGTGACTGACACTGAGATGTACCACTTCGAACTGGCCGAGAAGATCGCCAGCTTAAAGAAGTTTTCTATGCCATCAACACCCAACATCACAAGCCAGCCGTCACCTCCGACATCAACACGGCAGCAGCGGCAGGAACAGGAAGTATCACAACAGCCTGTG TTACCCAAACTAACTCTTCCTACCTTTAGTGGGGACTCCCTCCAATTCCAAACCTTTTGGGATTCATTTGAAGCAGCTGTACATAACAGTAAGGGGTTAACTGGGGTACAGAAATTTCACTATCTAAGAGCACAGCTGCTGGGTGATGCAGCCCATGTCATTGACAACCTTCCCCTAACAGACCTGAACTATGAGCACTCTGTGGCTTTACTCAAAGACAGATTTGGGCAGCCCTACAAGTTGGTCAATGCACACATGGATGCGCTAATGAACCTACCCAAGCCTGTTAACAATCTGGCCAGTCTTCAAGCCTTTCATGACAAGTTGGAAAGCCACATGAGAACACTTCAGTCCTTGGACAAATCTCATGATACCTATTCTGCAATGCTTACTCCTATGGTCCTGGGAAAGCTCCCCACAGAACTGAGGAAACAGTTTGCCAGAGACCACAGCAGTGGTGAATGGACCATTAAGGAGGTCATGGCCTATATTTTAAAGGAACTCCGGGTACTTGAAGTAGGACACTATTCTAATGGCTTTTCCAAGGAACTGCACAGTGCTACTGCATCCTTTCACACTGCAGCTAGAAAGCCTATAGCCAAACAAGAGAAGAGGGAACCAGCATGTACCTATTGCAAGGGCCCACATACTGCCAACCAGTGCACTGTTGTCAAAGGCCACCAGCAGCGAACATCCATTGTGAAGGCAGCTGGGTTGTGCTTCAACTGCCTGGAAAACCATAGGGCCTCACAGTGTACCTCTCGTAGGCGATGCAAACACTGCAGCCAAACACATCACACCAGCTTGTGCCCTCCCACAGATGCTGCCTCTGCCCCAGTATCTGCTCCTGTGAACAACAGTGTACAACCACCTCCCACTACCAGCAGTGTACCGCCATCCCTTACTAACCAAACTCAGCCGGTCCCTCCCCAGGTTCCCCTAACAAACAGCATGGGTACATACAGCACTGTTACTAGGCCCCAACCTCCTTTAGAACTAGCCTGTAGTGCATGCCTCCTGAAGACTGCTGTTTCAGCAGGTTCAATTAGCACAGAAGGCAACATTCTCTTTGATGAGGGGGCACAGCATTCCTTCATTTCCCAAGAGCTCGCTGACACACTTTGCTTGCAACCAACACGATcagaacaaatctccctgtcgTCATTTGGTAACCAGGCTTCTTCTGCTAGATTCCTTCAGGTAGCTACCATTTTAGTACACACTCAGGATAGGAGTGTTATCCCAATATCAGTGTTGGTGGTACCACAGCTTGCAGCTCCACTGCAAAATTCTGTGTGGATGGAAGTAAGTAAGATGCCCCATTTGAAGAACTTACAATTGGCCCATCCTGTGACTGAAGACGACAGCTTTGAGATTACCATTCTTGTAGGAGCTGATTACTACTGGACATTTGTCCAAGACCAGGTCATACATGGCAATGGTCCAACAGCAGTTAAGTCTCGTTTGGGCTACCTACTTTCTTGTCCTCTACTACAGCCATCAACTACTGTCAACTTGGTCCATGTCAATTTTACAGTGGCAGACTCCCAGAACCTGGACACCTTCTGGAAACTGGAGTCAAGTGGAACCTCCCCAAGCGCCATTGACAATGGTGATGATTTTTTGAAGACATACATGCAAACTAGCATTGCCCGTCAGCCTGACGGAACCTTATCACTCAAATTTCCTTGGAAGGAGGACCATCCCTTCCTACCCTCCAATCTCCCTATCTGTGCTAAGCGAACCAGATCCCTAGCTCAGAGGTTAGCTAAGGATCCAGAACTCCTGAGCATGTATGGCCAAATCATTGCTGAGCAAGAGTCCAAAGGGTTTATTGAGAAGGTAGACAACTTCAACACCAAACAGACGCATTACATTCCCCATAGGGCTGTCAGGAAGGACTCGGCTACCACACCAGTCCGCATTGTCTATGGCTGTAGCTGTAGACAGTCAGCCCACCAACCCAGTTTGAATGACTGCCTTCATGTGGGGCCACCCTTTCTTAACCACCTTTGTGCCATACTACTGCGCTTCCGTTTGTATGTGTATGGCTTCTCAGCTGACATTGAGAAAGCGTTTCTCCATGTGCAGCTTGACAAGTCCGATAGAGATTTCACCCGCTTTCTTTGGCCAACCAATCCTAATGACCCTAACAGTCCATTCCAGGTGTACCGGTTTAAGGTTGTCCTGTTTGGAGCAAGTTGTTCACCATTTATGCTTAATGCAGCACTGACATACCATCTACAACAACACCCATCAGCAGTGTCTACCAGCGTAGCAAGAAGCTTGTATGTTGATAATGTAGTTTCAGGCTGTGACACGGAGGAAGAAGCCATTCAATACTTTCTAGAGTCCCGTTCTTTGATGAACCTATCAAAGTTTAATTTACGAACCTGGGCATCTAACAGTCCTTCTCTAAGAGCCCTAGCAAAGCAGTACAGTGTTGCTGAGACAAAGGACACAGTTAAAGTGCTTGGTTTATGTTGGGACGTTGGATATGATAAACTATCACTATGTTCTAAACCTGAGCCTATCAGAACCCCAGTTACTAAACGGGAAATCCTGCGATACACCTCTTCCATCTTTGATCCACTAGGCCTAGTTACCCCAGTGACCATAACTGCCAAGCTGCTACTGCAAGAGCTTTGGCAGGACAATGTATCTTGGGACATTGAGCTGAACAACACCTATCAGCTCAAGTGGACCACCATTGTAGCAGATATCTCAATTGCCTCACAGCAGTGCTTCCCGCGACAGTGCATCCCTAAGCTTGATCTCTCTTCCGCAGTTCTGCATGTCTTTGCGGATGCAAGTCCAAAGACATACGGAGCTGCCGTCTACCTTCAATGTGGTAACCACTCATCACTGTTAATATCTAAGTCCCGTGTAGCTCCACTAAAGCAGCACACACTACCCAGGCTGGAGCTCATGGCAGCAGTCATTGCAGCTCACCTAGGTTCCTTTGTAGTGAACTCCCTTAACCATATAGTGACCACCATCTACTGGTCAGACAGCCAAATAGTTCTGTGTTGGCTCCAAAGTAAGAAGAAGCTTAAACCATTCATTGACCATAGGGTGAAGGAAATTCTAGCTATCTCTTCAAGTTGGAAATACTGCCCAACTGCCTCTAATCCAGCAGACCTCTTAACCCGTGGACTGTCAGCTGACCAATTTATCCACTCCACGTTGTGGAGACATGGCCCTCCGTGGTTATCATCTCCAACTGAATGGCCCACCTGGAGTCCTTCGGAAGCCCTAGTTGTACTGGCTAACAGTGTAGAGGGCCCTCCATCATCTGCTAGTGTCCACAACACAATGTTAATGCCACCTACCAGTAGCATATACAATATAATCGACCCTTCTACCCACAGCAGTTATACCAAACTGCTAGACATAACTGCTTATGTCCTCCGCTTTGCCCACAACACTAGGCAAAAGTTATTCAAACTTAAGGGACCATTAACACCTTCAGAACTATCAATTACCAATACCCACTGGGTGTCCAGTGCTCAGCTGCAAGGCTTTCCTGAAGAAGTAAGTAGCCTACGCTCTAAAACTCGCTCCCCACAGCCACC GATCCACAATGCTCCGCTTTCAGAGTCCACTAAGTTTCCTCTCCTTCTGCCATCGAAGGACCCCTTCACTTCACTCCTCATATGGCACACTCACAAGCAACAACATCATGCAGGGGTGACTATGACATTGACAGCTCTCCGTCAAATGTATTGGGTGCCATGTGCAAGGCAAAGGATCAGAGCCCTGCTGAGGAAGTGTGTGACCTGTAGGAAACTAGCTGGACGACCATACACTGCACCAGATCCTCCACCACTTGTAAAGGCCCGTGTACAGCAATCCCAACCCTTTGAAGTCACCGGTGTTGATTTCACAGGTGCACTGTTTGTAAGAGGTGAAGGTCAAGGGGAACGCAAGGTGTATCTCTGCCTATTTACGTGTGCGGTCACTCGTGCAGTACACCTTGAAATTGTGACAGACCTATCTGTGGAATGCTTTCTGCAAGCCTTCCGGCTTTTCAGCAGCAGAAAGTCAATGCCACGGCTTGTTCTGTCGGACAATGCCTCAACCTTCCTTTCTGCTGCTGAACAGCTGAAAGCATTGCTCTCCTCACCCTCCCTGACTAATGCCCTATCTAAGTCTGGTACAGAATGGAAGTTTATCCCCAAACGTGCTCCCTGGTTTGGATGGTTCTGGGAGAGGCTGATTGGGTTGACTAAGCTGGCGTTGAAGAAGGTTTTGGGAAGGGCATTTACTACCCTAAACAGTCTTCAAACCCTTGTTGTTGAGATTGAAGCCATTCTCAATGATCGCCCTCTCACATATGTCCCTACAGACATTAGTGACCCTGACCCAATCACCCCCTCCCACCTGCTATATGGTAGGAAGATAGTTTGTGTACCCTACCACATGACCCCACAGTACAACAGGTGTGATCCTGACTATGGAGAGGCTGAGACACAATCAATGGCCAAGAAGAAGGCTGCCCTCCTTCAACACTTCTGGACAAGATGGAGGAAAGAATATTTAACTAGTTTGAGAGAGTTCCACCGAGCCAGTGATCCCAACATTCAAACTGTGAAACCAGGAGCTGTCGTCCTAGTCCACGATGATACTCCTTGTATCAGCTGGCGACTTGCTGTAGTAGAGGACACCATTGCTGGAGAAGATGGTCTTGTAAGAGCAGCCAACATTAGGACATCCACAGGCAAAACAAACCGTCCAGTGGCGAAGTTATATCCCCTTGAGGTAACTGCTGCTGACCCTTTGCTCAGGCGAGTCTCAACAGTCCAGGACAAGTCAGTCAACTCAGATGACCAGGCAGTCAACCAAGAAGAGAGCAGTCTACAAAGAAGACCTGTTCGCACAGCTGCAATCCGGGGCAGACAACAAGTTAAGGAATGGACTCAATCATTATGtggccccccggaggatgtcgagaaCTAG